A genomic segment from Pelagicoccus enzymogenes encodes:
- a CDS encoding MlaA family lipoprotein, which produces MKASRTILTAVTVAITASLAPAQEDGLDMEDLFEEDFEETVVPPINDPLEGLNRAIFRFNDVVYSKVAKPFARTYAKVVPDPVEKGLGNVFDNAKFPSRFVSNVFQGRFGNAGKETGQFLVNSTAGLGGIFKISDEMPELQTSREDFGQAMGSWGMGHGFYLVIPFMGPTSLRDFAGDFVDDTVEPLPEPASLIDDDSDRMTLRIVEFTNRLPALMDLYDSMRRSAIDPYVSVRDAYTQRRARQVAE; this is translated from the coding sequence ATGAAAGCTTCTCGCACGATCCTGACAGCTGTTACCGTTGCGATCACCGCGTCCCTCGCTCCCGCCCAAGAGGACGGACTGGATATGGAAGACCTCTTCGAGGAAGACTTCGAAGAGACCGTCGTGCCTCCCATCAACGACCCCTTGGAGGGGCTGAATCGGGCGATCTTCCGTTTCAACGACGTCGTTTACAGCAAGGTCGCAAAGCCATTCGCCCGCACTTACGCGAAAGTGGTTCCCGACCCCGTGGAAAAAGGGCTAGGCAACGTCTTCGACAACGCCAAATTCCCTTCCCGCTTCGTAAGCAACGTGTTTCAAGGTCGCTTCGGAAACGCGGGAAAAGAAACGGGACAGTTTTTGGTCAACAGCACTGCAGGGCTCGGAGGCATCTTCAAAATCTCTGACGAAATGCCTGAACTGCAGACCAGCAGGGAAGACTTCGGACAAGCGATGGGCTCATGGGGAATGGGGCATGGATTCTATCTCGTCATCCCATTTATGGGCCCCACCAGCTTGCGCGATTTCGCCGGCGATTTCGTGGACGACACAGTGGAACCGCTCCCCGAACCAGCTTCCTTGATCGACGACGACAGCGATCGCATGACTTTGCGGATCGTAGAGTTCACCAATCGCCTTCCAGCCCTGATGGATCTCTACGACTCCATGCGACGTTCCGCAATCGATCCCTACGTTTCTGTGCGGGATGCCTACACGCAGCGTCGCGCCCGCCAGGTCGCGGAGTGA
- a CDS encoding ExbD/TolR family protein, with protein sequence MVFILLIFFIVTTVFVDESGLGIDTPTPVPPTIENDSEPVVLRVSEGGSVYYRNREIAKDAIASAIVNERNGGGSGSVIIEAHERTKVSAVSEILDICSALEVEKVVTKTARSATE encoded by the coding sequence ATGGTTTTCATTTTGTTGATTTTCTTCATCGTAACGACGGTTTTCGTCGACGAGAGCGGCTTGGGGATCGACACCCCAACACCGGTTCCGCCCACCATCGAAAACGACAGCGAGCCCGTTGTGTTGCGAGTTAGCGAGGGTGGATCCGTATACTATCGGAATCGCGAAATCGCGAAGGATGCAATCGCATCTGCCATCGTTAACGAGAGAAATGGAGGCGGCTCAGGATCCGTGATCATCGAAGCTCACGAGAGAACCAAAGTCTCCGCCGTATCCGAAATACTCGACATTTGTTCCGCCTTGGAAGTCGAGAAGGTCGTTACCAAAACCGCTCGAAGCGCGACGGAATGA
- a CDS encoding zinc-dependent metalloprotease produces the protein MKIFRSFLLSAIAVFFLACTAQSAREKAGPPLKVSQKTRVAIPKSGLGKEYMFSTSLIPQSVAATSKGMLGRVVFFEQFEDGLDMYETTRGRVVTEDLPARRLMATFPIIDDSGSDIVIDFNAGMRRLAYGNWYSMDTLFDARQFERSAELPQARVFEVVSEDGILAIRQAVQARSRVNDPDLETRYEIRYFLEPYRSSDFQAKELNSEENRHLRFFQAASKIELESGRLTQNISRFDVSEPVVFYYSANTPENLREAVEEGILYWNKAFGKEVIQARMAPEGVTAPDPSRNIVQWVPWDLAGFAYADALVDPLTGEMIRGQAYLTSAFDFQGTERARRLLRSLRALVDEDESKEKEDEGEDEALHALHIGQAGCRMDTIEFAKKLADGLEEVLSQSELSDQAVQRIAEAYVRDVTAHEVGHVLGLRHNFAASLDATLSPKELDQFLQDFIEGADLEKYKEKSSGNSVMEYPIFAASIFDGWKIANADEALAYDAAAIRFGYFDDEGILEGELSFGSEEESGIYADVARRDYGLDPIEASYRDLSVASRHLPNAVIERFIAGRAPMDPRDRKKLEAVELSVSHYARRFSEPVNRILKWFDKSTRSLVVEREFAFVGDINEEERLDEHWKRLEKSLEALGGVDQVVFAHLPVRIGLKSKDKLERLEKAQKIEASVLKESLEELLDSEAYSTFVGLDGETYTWTDEEKTVIVERSSVLFEKLEEAVLLQTLERFENAPRDLGLAATGNLDDEDSVATLEKRIIALAKYVILKREKKPTIKGKVDKAYVEVPDFEYAYETRMAAAKALNDKTGSFESWSKEAKQSIHAELKNAVEGSLNIGLFKDFDDKILSRSLREWYLQQQGLLKLLPPDPKK, from the coding sequence ATGAAGATTTTCAGGTCCTTCTTGTTGTCCGCGATCGCGGTGTTTTTCCTGGCCTGCACGGCGCAATCCGCGAGAGAGAAGGCGGGGCCTCCCCTGAAGGTTTCGCAAAAGACTCGAGTCGCCATTCCGAAGAGCGGCCTGGGCAAGGAATACATGTTCTCGACCTCCTTGATCCCGCAATCGGTAGCCGCCACGAGCAAGGGAATGCTGGGGCGCGTCGTTTTCTTCGAGCAATTCGAAGACGGGCTCGACATGTACGAGACGACCCGCGGCAGGGTGGTGACGGAAGACCTGCCGGCCAGGCGGCTGATGGCGACCTTTCCCATTATCGACGATTCGGGGAGCGACATTGTTATCGACTTCAACGCTGGCATGAGACGGCTCGCCTACGGAAACTGGTACAGCATGGACACGCTTTTCGACGCGCGACAGTTCGAGCGCAGCGCGGAGCTTCCGCAGGCCCGCGTCTTCGAGGTCGTATCAGAGGATGGGATACTCGCCATTCGCCAGGCCGTTCAGGCGAGAAGCCGGGTCAACGATCCGGACTTGGAGACCCGCTACGAGATTCGCTACTTCCTCGAACCCTACCGCAGCAGCGACTTTCAGGCAAAGGAACTGAACTCCGAGGAAAATCGTCACCTCCGCTTCTTTCAGGCGGCAAGCAAGATAGAGCTCGAGAGCGGGCGCCTGACGCAGAACATCAGTCGATTCGACGTCAGCGAACCGGTCGTGTTTTACTACAGCGCCAATACTCCGGAGAACCTTCGGGAGGCAGTGGAAGAGGGGATCCTGTACTGGAACAAGGCTTTCGGAAAAGAGGTGATCCAGGCGAGAATGGCGCCCGAGGGAGTCACTGCGCCCGACCCCAGCAGAAATATCGTGCAGTGGGTGCCTTGGGACCTCGCTGGCTTTGCTTACGCGGACGCCTTGGTCGATCCGCTTACTGGAGAGATGATTCGCGGACAGGCGTACCTCACAAGCGCATTTGACTTCCAAGGCACCGAACGCGCTCGACGCCTGCTACGGTCCCTACGCGCTCTGGTCGACGAGGATGAGTCCAAGGAAAAGGAGGATGAGGGAGAGGATGAGGCGCTGCACGCTTTGCACATCGGCCAGGCGGGATGTCGGATGGATACGATAGAATTTGCCAAGAAGCTCGCGGACGGCCTGGAGGAAGTTCTTTCCCAGTCGGAGCTATCCGACCAGGCGGTGCAAAGAATCGCCGAGGCTTACGTGCGCGACGTGACAGCCCACGAGGTGGGGCACGTTCTCGGCTTGCGCCACAATTTCGCAGCGAGTCTCGACGCTACGCTTTCGCCAAAGGAACTCGACCAGTTCTTGCAGGACTTCATCGAGGGGGCTGATCTCGAAAAGTACAAGGAGAAGAGCAGCGGAAACTCTGTGATGGAATATCCCATTTTCGCGGCATCTATTTTCGATGGTTGGAAAATCGCCAATGCCGATGAAGCGCTCGCTTACGACGCTGCCGCAATCCGCTTCGGCTATTTTGATGACGAAGGAATACTCGAAGGAGAGCTAAGTTTTGGATCGGAGGAGGAAAGCGGAATCTATGCGGACGTAGCGCGGCGGGACTACGGACTGGACCCTATCGAGGCAAGCTATCGCGACCTTTCCGTAGCTAGCCGACACTTGCCCAATGCGGTGATCGAACGATTCATCGCAGGCAGAGCTCCCATGGATCCGCGCGATCGCAAGAAGCTTGAAGCGGTAGAGCTCAGCGTGAGCCACTACGCGCGACGGTTTTCGGAGCCGGTTAATCGCATCCTTAAATGGTTCGACAAGTCCACCCGTTCATTGGTGGTCGAAAGGGAATTCGCCTTCGTGGGAGACATCAATGAAGAGGAACGGCTCGACGAGCATTGGAAACGCTTGGAGAAAAGCCTGGAGGCGCTTGGCGGGGTGGACCAAGTCGTCTTCGCCCATTTGCCAGTTCGCATTGGGCTGAAGTCCAAGGACAAGCTCGAGCGCCTCGAGAAGGCGCAGAAAATCGAAGCTTCCGTCCTCAAGGAATCGCTTGAGGAACTGTTGGATTCCGAGGCCTACTCTACTTTTGTCGGTTTGGATGGAGAAACCTACACTTGGACTGATGAAGAGAAGACGGTGATCGTGGAGCGCAGTTCCGTGCTGTTTGAGAAGCTTGAGGAGGCGGTACTGCTGCAGACCTTGGAACGCTTCGAGAATGCTCCGCGCGATCTAGGTTTGGCGGCAACGGGCAACCTGGACGATGAGGACAGCGTGGCGACTTTGGAGAAGCGAATCATCGCTTTAGCAAAGTATGTCATTTTGAAGAGGGAAAAGAAGCCGACCATCAAAGGGAAAGTCGACAAAGCGTACGTAGAAGTTCCGGATTTTGAATACGCCTATGAAACGCGTATGGCAGCGGCCAAGGCATTGAACGACAAGACGGGCTCCTTCGAGTCTTGGTCGAAAGAGGCGAAGCAGTCGATTCACGCAGAGCTTAAAAACGCAGTTGAAGGATCACTGAACATCGGTCTTTTCAAGGATTTCGACGATAAGATCTTGTCGCGCTCCCTGCGTGAGTGGTACCTGCAACAGCAAGGTCTGTTGAAGCTGCTGCCTCCGGATCCTAAGAAGTAA